Proteins encoded by one window of Oceanispirochaeta sp.:
- a CDS encoding carbohydrate ABC transporter permease, with product MISKKPVSALRKGYTGTVLLFLLPWLFSLIVFWYGPIFYTAVLSLMKYRLIGGGNFIGFDNYVKIFQDKYFWIGLQNTFVFILMFVPANLALGLFTAYLLNMDIKYKGLWRAIIYVPAVLPVVAVLVLGKFMFYPNGLINSVIEVFGIKGPLWLADPRLIKPASVMLMMWQCGTAMVVYLGALQGVPKQLYEAADIDGLGKTGQFMRVTIPMISPTILFRMVIDVIFGLMIFVPGLILPEGNVPGGPGTSSRFYALHIYEKAFQRFNLGEASALATILIILSMIITYFIMRMSNRYVHYEA from the coding sequence ATGATATCCAAGAAGCCCGTATCAGCCCTCAGAAAGGGATACACAGGGACAGTGCTGCTCTTTTTGCTACCCTGGCTCTTTTCTCTCATCGTCTTCTGGTATGGACCTATTTTCTATACAGCCGTTCTGAGTCTGATGAAATACCGCCTCATAGGGGGAGGAAATTTCATAGGTTTTGATAATTATGTAAAGATATTTCAGGACAAATATTTCTGGATCGGATTGCAGAATACCTTTGTATTTATACTGATGTTTGTTCCCGCAAACTTGGCATTAGGATTGTTTACTGCCTACCTGCTGAATATGGATATCAAATATAAAGGACTCTGGCGCGCCATCATATATGTACCAGCAGTTCTTCCCGTGGTAGCTGTTCTTGTTCTTGGAAAGTTTATGTTCTACCCCAATGGACTGATCAATAGTGTTATTGAGGTTTTCGGAATCAAAGGGCCATTATGGCTGGCTGATCCCCGATTGATTAAACCGGCATCAGTCATGCTGATGATGTGGCAGTGCGGAACGGCAATGGTCGTTTATCTGGGAGCCCTCCAGGGAGTCCCCAAACAACTCTATGAAGCTGCGGACATTGATGGACTGGGTAAAACCGGACAGTTTATGAGAGTCACAATTCCTATGATCTCTCCCACAATTCTATTTCGGATGGTCATAGACGTCATATTCGGTCTGATGATTTTTGTGCCCGGACTGATCTTACCTGAAGGGAATGTACCAGGGGGACCAGGAACATCCTCCCGATTTTATGCGCTGCATATTTATGAAAAAGCATTCCAGAGATTTAATCTGGGAGAAGCTTCCGCCCTGGCCACAATTCTCATTATTCTCAGCATGATCATTACATATTTCATCATGAGAATGAGTAATAGATATGTACACTACGAGGCATAA